The proteins below come from a single Triticum aestivum cultivar Chinese Spring chromosome 5D, IWGSC CS RefSeq v2.1, whole genome shotgun sequence genomic window:
- the LOC123122634 gene encoding CASP-like protein 5A3, whose product MQNFLGWLAHGGAVQLPRASHPVVHPAPPPPVPDAPAQPQPQGQGPPPAPAPAPAPAPAPAAEGEIQEVAPAAAAEGQGQAPAPAPAAAAEVEDANANAPPPGVVMVDLMGAPGTRWGLGTRLAQAFLAAAAIGFMASTDDFSEVTAFRLLVTAEALQCLWSLALAAVDVYALLVKRAFRTPRATTIYSIGDWVTGALTFAAASGSAGITILINDDLMMCSENHCPSFMASTSMAFFTWFAIAPSCLFNLMTAVYRVQRA is encoded by the exons ATGCAGAACTTTTTGGGGTGGCTCGCGCACGGCGGCGCCGTCCAGCTCCCGCGGGCCAGCCATCCGGTCGTCCACCCGGCTCCGCCGCCTCCCGTCCCGGATGCGCcggcgcagccgcagccgcagggACAGGGCCCGCCCccggctccggctccagctccGGCTCCGGCCCCGGCCCCGGCGGCAGAGGGAGAGATACAGGAGGTGGCCCCGGCTGCGGCGGCAGAGGGACAGGGGCAGGCCCCGGCCCCGGCtccggctgcggcggcggaggtggaggaCGCGAACGCGAACGCGCCGCCGCCCGGGGTGGTGATGGTGGACCTGATGGGGGCGCCGGGGACGCGCTGGGGGCTCGGCACCCGCCTCGCGCAGGCCTTCCTCGCGGCCGCCGCCATCGGCTTCATGGCCTCCACCGACGACTTCAGCGAGGTCACCGCCTTCCG CCTCCTCGTAACAGCAGAGGCCTTGCAATGCCTGTGGAGCCTCGCTCTGGCCGCCGTTGACGTCTACGCACTTCTTGTCAAGCGTGCCTTCCGGACTCCTCGAGCTACCACCATATATTCCATTGGGGACTGG GTCACGGGAGCACTGACCTTCGCTGCAGCGAGCGGATCGGCAGGCATCACCATTCTCATCAACGACGACCTGATGATGTGCTCGGAGAACCACTGCCCGAGCTTCATGGCCTCCACCTCCATGGCTTTCTTCACCTGGTTCGCGATCGCGCCGTCCTGCCTCTTTAACCTCATGACGGCGGTCTACCGAGTGCAGAGGGCGTAG